GGCCGGTATAGGAGTGGTCTTACCAATAATTATATCTTCACCACTGACTCTCACTCCAGGAGCAATTAACCCATCTTCGTCTAATTTCTCATATGTACCATGTTTCAACCTCAAAGTGTCAGATCTAGTAggtttttcaaaagtttcAAGTGCCTTCATACCTTGTCTTTTCTCTATATCCATATAAGATCGGAAAAACAACGATCTGAACAACCCTCTATCAATGGATGATTGGTTCATAATCATGGAATCTTCTTGATTGTAACCGGAATAACATGCAATGGCAACAATAGCATTTTGACCAGCTGGAAGTTCACGGAACTTCAAATACTCCATTGATCTTGTCGTACCTAATGGTTTCTGTGGATAATACAAGATATTTGCCATGGTGTCCATTCTTACAGAATAATTGGTCAAAAACACCCCCATGGCTTGCTTACCCATCGCAGATTGATAAGTATTACGTGGCGATTGATTATGATCTGGGAACGGAATAATTGAAGCAGCAACACCCAATATCATGGATGGGTGAATTTCACAATGGGTGTATGTGTGAGTGCTACCACTAGTAGTTggtttaattcttttaccTGGGTCGAgttcttgttcttccaattgtattttttgttgttcagATTCTGATACACTATCTTTAGAAGCCTTTACATCATCTGGTGTCATAGCAATCATTATcgtttcttcttcttctgcaTCCACATATTCAACAATACCATCGGCAACTAAAGAAGACCAAGTGTATCTTGTATTGTCataatcttcatcatcttcatccaATTCATCTGATCTcaacaattgtttaatGTGTTCTTTGGTGATCTTCAATTCCCCTTTGGTTTCAGACTCTGGATTATCGTCAACAATGAAAAGTGGACGGTAAACACGACCAGCATCAGtgaagattttgaattctttttctctaaTATCTCTAATGATTGATACTTCTGGAGACAAATCACCACTTCTTCTTAATTCACGCATGAAATCAACTAATGCTGCTGGATCTCTATGAACACCGACCCAAACACCATTGACAAACACTCTAGTTGAATCAGGAGCATTTGAAGGAACATAATCTTCCAACACTTCCAAACCATAATCTCTTAAAAACCCTAAAATTGGTTCTGAAGGAGTACCAACAGAAATACATGTCATTAATGACAAGTTCTTGACTAACCCACACGCTTGACCTTCTGGAGTTTCTGCGGGACACACCAACCCCCAATGGGTATTGTGCAACTGTCTTGGTTTGGCAATCTTACCATCTCTTCCAATTGGAGTATTTGTTCTTCTTAAATGCGACAAAGTAGATGAGTATGTATAACGATTTAAAACTTGGGAAACACCAGCTCTAGAACTCATGGCTTTTCTTTGTTCACCCCAGTTACCAGTAGCCAACGAGTATCTTAACCCATCAGTGATTGTCTGTGATTTGACTGCCAAAGTGACATTAAAGTCTCCACCATTTTCAACACATCTTTGCATATAATTATAGATATCTTTagtcaattttttgaataaaataCGGAACAAGTTTGCCAATAAGGGACCTGCCAAATCCAATCTTTTTTTACCAAAATGATCTCTATCATCAGgttcttttctttccaaGGCACATAATAACAATCTATTCACCATATAACCTAAAAAGAACGCCTTTCTAGTTTCAAATCCTTCTTCTTGAGTGATGTTTGGTAATAATTCCTTTTGAAGAATATCCTTGGCATATTGAATACGTTTTTCTCTTCTAATACCCAATACCCCTCTTCTACCAATAAAATCAAGGGCAACCTCACGTTCTTGAATAACAAACCCTTCTTCAACACAAGGCTTCAACATTTCCAACATTTGCCAATCATTGGCATCATAACATATATGTTCCAAAATATCCCCATCAGGAACAACCCCTAAAGCTCTAAATACAATCACAATAGGAATATCTTCTTTAATATATGGTAAAGTTGCTTTAATGGTTCTTCCAGAAACTCCCTTTTCATCTCTACCgtataatttaatttgcattgaagaaattaatcTGGATCCCTTTTCAATAGCTGATCTGATTTCAGCAACATGAGATATAGGTGATGGGGCAGCTTTTTTAAATACTTGAACAATATTGGCTGCACTTCTTTCTTGAGCAATTAAAACTTTTTCTGACCCATTAATGACAAAATATCCACCCATATCATAAGGACattctttcaattcataAAACTCATGTTCAGCCAAATCTCTTAACATACAAAACTTTGATCTCAACATGATAGGAACTTTACCCAAGAAAACTTTAGTTTCAGTATCTTTATCGGGTTCTTCTTGAATCCattctaattcattatctttccgtttattatcatcagatttgaaaactttacTAGTCATATCAACATATAATGGTGAAGAATATGTCAAATTACGAAGTCTAGCTTCTTGAGGGAAAACTGCATGAGTCGAACCATCACCTTCAGTTTGTGATGGTTtagaaatataaattttcCCAAATGTAATTTCATAACGTTTATTTTCATGATCTTTTTCAGAAGTATGTTGAGCTGGTTGAtctaaaattaaatgagAATCTTCCCACACTAATTCTTGAATACTggtttcaacaaattcatcaaatgaatCAAGTTGTTGAGATACCAATCCtttttcttgaaaaaaTGAAGTAATAACCGTCCAACAATCTTCTTGAGTAATAGGTTCATCTATACTATCGTATTGATATGGATCAGCCATAGATTCATCAGCAGACAT
This is a stretch of genomic DNA from Candida dubliniensis CD36 chromosome 1, complete sequence. It encodes these proteins:
- a CDS encoding DNA-dependent RNA polymerase II component, putative (Similar to C. albicans RPB2) → MSADESMADPYQYDSIDEPITQEDCWTVITSFFQEKGLVSQQLDSFDEFVETSIQELVWEDSHLILDQPAQHTSEKDHENKRYEITFGKIYISKPSQTEGDGSTHAVFPQEARLRNLTYSSPLYVDMTSKVFKSDDNKRKDNELEWIQEEPDKDTETKVFLGKVPIMLRSKFCMLRDLAEHEFYELKECPYDMGGYFVINGSEKVLIAQERSAANIVQVFKKAAPSPISHVAEIRSAIEKGSRLISSMQIKLYGRDEKGVSGRTIKATLPYIKEDIPIVIVFRALGVVPDGDILEHICYDANDWQMLEMLKPCVEEGFVIQEREVALDFIGRRGVLGIRREKRIQYAKDILQKELLPNITQEEGFETRKAFFLGYMVNRLLLCALERKEPDDRDHFGKKRLDLAGPLLANLFRILFKKLTKDIYNYMQRCVENGGDFNVTLAVKSQTITDGLRYSLATGNWGEQRKAMSSRAGVSQVLNRYTYSSTLSHLRRTNTPIGRDGKIAKPRQLHNTHWGLVCPAETPEGQACGLVKNLSLMTCISVGTPSEPILGFLRDYGLEVLEDYVPSNAPDSTRVFVNGVWVGVHRDPAALVDFMRELRRSGDLSPEVSIIRDIREKEFKIFTDAGRVYRPLFIVDDNPESETKGELKITKEHIKQLLRSDELDEDDEDYDNTRYTWSSLVADGIVEYVDAEEEETIMIAMTPDDVKASKDSVSESEQQKIQLEEQELDPGKRIKPTTSGSTHTYTHCEIHPSMILGVAASIIPFPDHNQSPRNTYQSAMGKQAMGVFLTNYSVRMDTMANILYYPQKPLGTTRSMEYLKFRELPAGQNAIVAIACYSGYNQEDSMIMNQSSIDRGLFRSLFFRSYMDIEKRQGMKALETFEKPTRSDTLRLKHGTYEKLDEDGLIAPGVRVSGEDIIIGKTTPIPADAEELGQRTQYHTKRDASTPLRSTESGIVDQVLLTTNGDGAKFVKVRMRTTKVPQIGDKFASRHGQKGTIGVTYRHEDMPFTAEGIVPDLIINPHAIPSRMTVAHLIECLLSKVSSLSGFEGDASPFTDVTTEQISTLLRDHGYQSRGFEVMYNGHTGKKLMAQVFFGPTYYQRLRHMVDDKIHARARGPVQVLTRQPVEGRSRDGGLRFGEMERDCMIAHGAAGFLKERLMEASDAFRVHVCGMCGLMSVIANLKKNQFECRSCKNKTNIYQIHIPYAAKLLFQELMAMNISPRLYTERSVSGIRV